CTTGCCTTCTCTCCCTCTGCTAATAGGAAATTACCTGGCACACCTTCCACCTCGCGGTACCCGAGCGCTGCCAGCTTCCGCTGCATGACCACTCTTCCAGGAATGACTCCAACCATTGGGTGTGCCGCACCGGCAGAATCCACAAGCTCTTCCGTTAAAAACATAAATCCTCCGCACTCCGCTAGCGTCGGAAGCCCGTCAGCGATTCTCGTCCTAACCGATTCTCTAGCATGAACATTCGCTGCAAGCCGCTGCGCGAACTCTTCAGGGAAGCCGCCGCCTATATACAGTCCATCGGCATTGGCTGGTACTTCTTCACCGGCAAGTGGAGAAAAGTAAATGCATTCCGCTCCGCTGGACTCCAGCAGCTCAATATTCTCGGGATAATAGAAGTGAAACGCGGAGTCTTTGGCAATGGCGATGGTCAGCTTTTCACGTTGATTCGCTCCCGTAAGAGTCGATGGAGTTCCATTCAAATCCGGAAGAGCCGCTGCGATCGAAGAAATCTGAAGCAATTGGTCTAAGTCGATTTGAGCTGAGATCATCTCTGCTAGCTTCTGAAAATACCCATCGAGCTCTCCTCTTTCAATGAAAGGAACAAGTCCCAAATGGCGTTCCGGCAGTGCAATATCCGCGGCCTTCGGCATCCAGCCGATTACCGGTATACCGCACTCCTGCTCGGTAGCTTCCTTGACCATCTTATAATGTCCGGCGCTTCCAGCGTGGTTCACAATGACACCGGCAATACGGCAGGCCGGCTGCAACAGCTGAAACCCTTTCACGATTGCAGCCGCGCTTCTAGCCATGCTGGCAATATTGACAACGAGGATCACCGGTGCATCCAAAATTCTGCTGATATCTGCGGTGCTGCCTTCATCGGATAAATGGTTTTTCCCGTCATACATGCCCATAACGCCTTCAATAATGGAAATGTCGGCACCTTGGCTTCCTTTGAGATAGGTAGTTTTTACACCGTCGCGTCCTGTCATCCAGCTGTCCAAATTGCGCGAAGGCCTTCCGGTTACCGCCGTATGATAGGTGGGATCGATGTAATCAGGGCCGCATTTAAACCCCTGCACGACAAGTCCCCTTTGCTGTAAAGCTGCCATGATGCCGATCGTCAGTGTCGTCTTACCGACACCGCTGCCTGTACCTGCTATGACAATTCTTCCTGACACGATGGCCCTCCCTCCGCAAATCGCAGCAAACCGACAGAGATCGTTACGTTCCCTGATTTCTTCTTGGTCAGAGCAAGCTGCTCTGACTGGATGTAGAGCTTGGCTGCCGGTTCGCTGACCCCATAGGCTCCTGTGAATTTATATACGGTTTCGGATGGGGCTTCAACAGGAATACGGTTGAGATCTTCCGGTGTATAACAGACGAATTCCCAGCCAAATTTGCGAACGACCGCGAGCAGCCCCTCTTCATCCTTCTTGAGATCAATGGTACAAGCAGCTTTCACACTAAGCAGAGAAAAGCCTAACTCGTCCAATGTTTCACGAATGACTGCTTCAATTTCTTCTGCCGCGGTTCCCCGATTGCAGCCGATTCCAAGCACGATCACTCTCGGTCTGTACAATACACCGTTATGCAAAATAGCTTGTTCATCTGCCCGCAGCAAGCGATGCGTGATGAGCAGCACCGCTTGCGGATCGTAGGCGGCAGCGTCTTCAATTTGCGTGAACCTCTGGATGTGGGGCGGGATCTGACGGTCATGCTGCCACCAATCGGTTTCACCGGATTCCTGTATAACCGCGATCCGTTCTTCATTAACGACAGATGCACTGACCGGGGTCAGCTTATCCGCGGACTCCCACCTCCAGCCAAAACGGCGGCCGAACAGGTCGACGGGAATCGTTTTTTGCACATCAGAGGCTGTTGTGATGACCGGTCTTGCCCCTAATGCAGCCGCCACCTCCAGCGTAAGCTCATTAGCTCCGCCTAAATGGCCGGACAGCACACTGATGACATGCTCGGCATGATCGTCGATGACGACAATTGCTGGGTCTTTCTTCTTGTCCTGAAGCAGCGGCGCGATCATTCGCACGACAGCACCGAGCGAGATGATGATAATCAATCCTTGATAAGCGGGAAATAAAGCGGGGAATAGCAGGCGCACACTATTCTCAAAGAGCTGAATGCCTTTCTGTTCTTCATCTCCGTGCCGAAACTTGCTCATATAGTAAACGTCCGTGCCGCTCATACGTTCATGCAGCCTGCGCGCTGTCTCAACGCCGTGTTTGGTAATCGCAACAATGGCATAATCACTGCTTTGCTGAATAGTAGGTATATTGCCTTCTTTGAGCGAGATGATCATGCCTTCACTCCTCTGCGGAAGCGATGCGTAAACGTCTTGTCATACAGCTTGGAGCGGTATTCCTCTTTTCCGTGAATCTCCGGATCAAGCGCCCAACCGGCTAGAATCATTGCGTGCGAGCGGATGCCGCCCTTTCTCATATCTTCCTCAAGACGCGCGATCGTCGTACGAATAATCTGCTGATCGGGCCATGATGCGCGCTGAACGACCGCTACAGGTGTGTCCTCACTCCAGCCCGCTTCCAGCAGCTCACCTACGACCTTCTTGGTCAGTGTGGCGCTCAAAAACAAGGCAATGGTACAGTGGTGTGCCGCGAGGTCACGAAGCTTCTCAAGCTCCGGCACCGGTGTCCTGCCCTCGGCACGGGTCAGAATGACCGTTTGTGTTAGCTCCGGAATCGTTAATTCAGCGCCTACCACGGCAGCCGAAGCAAAGACCGAGCTGACACCGGGAATAATTTCATAGCCGATTCCTTCCTTACGCAGCAAGGCAATTTGCTCCATGGTCGCACCGAACATAGCGGGATCACCCGTATGGACCCGAACCACCATTTTGCCCTGCTTCAGCCTATCGACCATTAGCTGTACCATTTCGCCGAGCTCCATGCCTGAGCTTTTCACAATCTCAGCTTCAGGCTTTGCCATGGCAATCAGTTCATCGTTGACCAAGGAATCGGTGTACATGACCACATCCGCCTGCTGAAGCAGCTTCAGACCTTTGACAGTAATGAGATCGGGATCGCCGGGACCTGCTCCAATAATGTATACTTTCATCTATTTTCTCACCACCATTAAAGTTAAATATTCCAGCTCACGCCCTTGCAGCTCCTCCACATTGCGCCAAATCATTTCCTCGGAAGATGTCACTTTGGTAATAACGGAAGCCTTGTCCACCAATTGCAGGTCACGCAGCACCGTCAGCATGAGATCAATCACCTTGGCCACTTTAATAAAAACGATGCAGTCGTGCTCTTCAATCGCTTTGCGCATGGCTTCGTAATCGTCTACTGCCGGTACGATCGCGATTTGCTCATCCCCGTCCGCCATCGGTAGTCCTAATCGGGATGCTGAAGCATTCACCGACGATATGCCCGGTATGGAAACGGCCTGAACCTCGGGATGCTGCTCCTTCATCAACCGCATCAAATGAATATATGTGCTGAAAATCATCGGATCCCCTTCGGTAACGAATGCGACATCCTTACCCTCGGCGAGACACTGATATACCAGCTCCACCGTCTTGGTCCATTGCGCTTCCAGGGCTTCTTTGTCCCTCGTCATAGGGAAGGTGAGTCCGAGCATTTCTTTATCCGCTGTATTCATATACATCTCTGTAATCGCTAGTGCATAGCTTTTAGCTCCGCGCATTTTTCTCGGGTATGCGATAACCGGACATTCTTTCAGCAGCCGGAACGCTTTGACCGTAATGAGCTCCGGGTCCCCGGGACCAACGCCAACACCGTATAACGTGCCGATTTTACTCATCATCGTTTCCTCCCTGATCTGTCGCTTCCGCATGCTTGGCTTTGGCTGTGATGATGTAAATGGGATTGAGGGCATCAAAGCGCTTCATATTCAAAATCGGCTTACTTCTCGACACCTGTGCCAGCGTAATCTGCGTCTCAAACCCCAGGCTTGTGAACGTCTGATCAGCTTCATACAGTGTCTCAATGGTTGCAGCGTTCAGCACGATTCTGCCCTTCGGCTTAAGCCGCTGTGAACAAACCTTTACTAGCTCCTTCATCTCGCCGCCGGTGCCGCCAATGAAGATAGCGTCGGGGTCCGCAAAGGAATCCAAGCCTTGAGGAGCCCGGCCCTGAACAACCGTGAGATCTACTCGAAATTTCCGGCAGTTATCCAAGCAATTTTGCAAATCGTCAGCATTTTTCTCAATCGCGAATACTTGTCCGTACTTGGCTATTTTGGCAGATTCAATGGCCACCGAGCCTGTACAAGTACCAATATCCCACACGACACTGTCTGCTTTCAGCCGCATTTGGCTCAGACTCAGAACGCGAATTTCTTTCTTCGTAATCAGCCCTTTATCCGGCTTTCGCTGTGCGAATTGATCATCCTCGATGCCTAATGTCCACTCCGGGCCAGCTGATTGCCATATCAGGAGCATCACATTGAGCGGCGAAAATTCCGCTGCCGTAAGCTGCTCCAATTCGTACCAACCTGTGCGTTCGCTATCGCTGTCTAAATTCTCGGCAATAAATGCCCGGTACTCCGTCATTCCGTAGGAGAGCAGATACCTGGCAATCTCAGCCGGTGTGTTCGTATCATCGGTCAGCAGTGCGATTTTGTGCTTGCCGTCTATTCGCTGTATGAGGCCTTTCATGCTGCGGCCATGTACACTGGTGATGTAAGCGTCCTGCCAGCTTTCCCCGATGCGGGCGAAGGCTAGTTGAATCGAGCTGACATTTGGATAAATCTCTATCCCGTTTAGCTTCTTCGAGGCGTATCCTCCTATTCCATAAAAGAGAGGATCACCTGTAGCAAGAATGACGGTTCTCTTCTCTGTTCCTGCGATCGTCTCCATCAACGCCTGCAGGCTTCCTTTAATCACGATTTTCTCCCCTGAAAATCCGGAAAGAGAGCTAGCTGGCGTTCCCCGCCGACTAATACCTCGCACTCCTCTATCCACTTCATATACAGAGGTAACAGGCTCTCTTTCCCATTACCGCTGATACCAATCATTTTCATTGTGCCGCTCATTCGATTCATCCTATCTGTGTATAATGCCATTCAAAATGATAATAGTTTTCGGAGCTGATTCATGTATCTTGCTATCCGGTTATGTGGATCATCTAGCGTGTAAACGTTGACAACCGTTATACGATGCCACACCGCTCGTACAATGCTACAGAGCCTGTGGCTCTCTTCGAATTGAGGACTGACCCAGCAGCTCTGCTTTCATGGAAATGATGACGGTTTCGATTTCATCGAAGCCTCCGCCCCCAACCTCCAGAAGACCTGCGCGGCAGCACCTTTCGCATAAACGTTCAAAATAGCGGCGATGACCGCTTGCCGCCATCAGATCGCCTACCTGCGCCGCTGTGTTGGCGTTTCGGATTTCTTCAAGTAAAGTGTCGGAAGCTTCTGACTCTACTGCTACCTGTGCCAAAAAATTAAAATCAACCGGGGCACTCTTGGAATGCACCATCATCACTCCCTGAGCAACCTTGGAGAATTTCCCCATCATCCCGACTAGTGTCACTTTGCGGACTCCCTGCCTCTGGCACTGCGTCAAGGCGAAGCCGACGAAATCGCCCATTTCCACAAAGGCTTCCTCTGGAAGATTCGGATACATGCTGATTCCGTAAGTCTCCGTGCGGCCACCTGTGGATAACACAATATGCTCACAGCCGCATTTGACGGCGACGCGGATCGCCTGAGCTACACTGGCTTTATAGGCAGCTGTTGAGAAAGGTACCACGATTCCCCGTGTGCCTAAGATCGAAATGCCGCCGATGATACCAAGCCGCCCATTGAGCGTTTTCTTGGCGATTTCTTCGCCGTCAGGCACAGAGACGAGCACGTAGACGCCGCGCTCCATCTCGTACTGCTCGAGCACCTCTTGCACGGTCTCGCGAATCATTTTTCTCGGCACGGGGTTGATCGCGGCCATGCCGACCTCCACGGGGAGGCCGGGCTTCGTGACGCGCCCGACGCCGATGCCTCCGTCGATCGCGATGCCGGGCTCATCGCGCCAGCTCACGCGCACGATGATCTTAGCGCCGTGCGTCGCGTCAGGGTCATCGCCGCCGTCCTTAATCACGGCGGCCTCGCCCCACAGCTGCGTGTACTCGCAGCTGTGCAGAGCAAATGCGACCGTATCCCCGATCGGGATACGGATGCGCACTTCCGCTTGCGGCGCCTGCTCGATGAGCGCCAGCAGCGCCGCCTTGGCTCCTGCGGTCGCGCAGGAGCCTGTGGTGTAGCCATGGCGGAGCGGCTTCGCTTGCTCGTCCATGGCCTGTTTTACCCCATCCGCGCTGCGAGGATGGACAGCGCGTTCACGGCAGCCACGGCGACCGGACTGCCGCCCTTGCGGCCGATATTCGTGATGAACGGAATATCGAGCTTCGCCAGCTCCTCCTTCGACTCCGCTGCCGAGACGAAGCCGACCGGCACGCCGATGACGAGTCCGGGCTTCGCAACGCCTTCTTTGATCAGGCGGATCAGCTCCAGTAGCGCCGTCGGCGCATTGCCAATGGCAAAAACACCGCCTTCCGCCTCTTGGATCGCTTTGCGAATGGAAATAATCGCACGTGTCGTGTTGAGCCTTTTGGCTTCCTCGATGACATCTTGATCGGATATGTATACTTTGACCTCGCCGCCGTACTGCTCGATGCGGGGCTTGCTAATGCCCACCTGCACCATTTGCACGTCGGCAACCAGAATTTTCCCAGAACGAATTGCTTCAACGCCAGCTTCAATTGCTCTGGGATGGAACCGCATGCTTCTTCCCAGTTCAAAATCCGCCGAAGCATGAATTACGCGCTGAACGACCGGATATTGTTCCTCTGTGAAGCTGTGCTCACCAAGCTCTTCCGTAATCATTTCGAAGCTCTTCTCCTCGATTTCCTGCGGCTGAACGGTTAGCGGTTTAAAGTCCGTATGAAATTCCATGGTCTATGCCTCCTTAAAAATAAGCTGTCCGATATGCTGCAGCACACCGTCAAAGTCTGCGTACTGGGTCCCATATTCCAGCCCCGGACGGCCGATCACAATGCTCTCAATGCCCATCTCCAGCGCTGCTTCCAGCTTCTCATCCACCGCGCCTACTTTTCCGCTTTCTTTGGTGATCATCAGTGTAACGTTATAGTGGGCGTATAGCGCTTGATTCAGCTCTTTGGAAAAAGGACCTTGCATCGCGACAATGTTCCTCTGCTCCAATCCCAGCTCTTCGCATTTTTCCATATTGTCCTTGCGCGGAAGCATACGGGCAATTAATGTTGTATCAGGCAGCCCTAACAAGCGCTTCGCAAAAATGCCTAGGGTTTTGCTGCCCGTCGTGAGCATAATATTGCCTCTTCTTTGCGCAGCTTCTTCCGCCGCTGCTTGGTAATCATCGACGATCGTAATGAGACCACTCTGTTCGTAAGTTAGACTTTGGCGCTCAAAGCGAACGTAAGGAACCTTAGCTTCCTGCGATGCCGCTATCGCATTCTTGGAAGCCTCCTCCGCAAACGGATGTGTAGCGTCGACCACGGCACGGATGCATTTATCACGAATGAGCTCCTGCATCTGTTCCGCTGTCAATCTGCCGGTCAGGACAGGAAGTCCTTCCATCTCCATGCTTTTAGCTGCACTGTCAGTAACCACCGTCGTCAGAATTGCATGGCCTTCAGCTCGAATTTGGAGTGCGAGCTCTCTCGCATCGCTTGTTCCGGCTAGGACAAGAATCATATCTTTGTACCCCCAATTTGAACGGGGATGCTGTCTTGCAGCTGTGTATGGTCGTGTTCGTGTTGTTCGCTGTGTTCCTCATGGTGATGATCTTGGACGTGATCACGCTCGTGCACATCCGCATGACGGTGATGATGATTATGTTCAAGGCCAAGATTCTCCTCTTGGTGTTGATGGTGGTGTTCATCGTGCTCTTGGTGATGCTCTTGGTGGTGTTCATGGTTGTGCTCACGATGATGATGATGGTGAACATGTCCATGGTCATGATGGTGCTCATCATGAAGCCCATGGTGATCATGATGATGATCATGGTCGATATGCTTCATCGCTTCCAAACGGTACTGACACATATCGCAGTTCATTTTCACCTCATCCTGGACGGCCTCTAGCGCCCGGCTTATGAGAATTTCCTTCAGAATCGGATGGAAGCCGAAATAGGGAGCAAGCACAAACTCATGGTTTACATACTTCTCGCCGTACCCCTCAACCAAACTTTCCATCCTTTGAATCAACACACCCGTGAACAAGAAGTACGGGAGAATCACAACCTTCTTTGCTCCAAGTCGGATACATCGTTCAACACCTTCATCAATCAGCGGAGCCGTTACCCCGATAAAGGCGGTCTCCACCCATTTGACCTTAAGGCGTTCCCACAAAAGCCGAGAAATTTTGAACAAATCACTGTTTGCGTCTGGATCGCTGCTTCCGCGTCCTACGACGAGGAGAGCCGTGTCCTCTTGCTCCTGCTCCACTTGGATCCCAGAGTCAAGAATCCGTGAGGTTAAGATGTCAAGAATTTGATCGTGAACACCGATTGGTCTCCCGTAGGTGAACTGAACTTGCGGATATTTCAGCTTCGCTTCGTCGATCGCTGCAGGAATATGGATTTTGGCGTGTCCGGCAGCAAATAATATAATCGGTATCACGATCACACGTGATGCTCCTTGCGATATACATCGTTCAATTCCTTGTGAAATCGTAGGCAGAACGAACTCCAAGAAACACGTTTCCACTAAAAAACCATTCATTCTTGCAGAAATATCAGCTACAAATTGCCTGACCTCTTCATTACCTTCTTCATCCCTGCTGCCATGACCAACAAATAAAACTGCATTCATATCTCGTTCTCCTCCTGAACTTCTATTGCAAATGATCCAAGCATTAATCCCCGCAGGCCGCATTTTCGATGACAAAGCCTTGCGCTTCCTGATGTCGGTACCCTTCGATCTCCTTCACCCTCTTATAAAATTTATGGAATCTTTCATTCGGATGTCCTTCTGTCTTGTATCGTTCAACGATTCGCGCTACAAGCTCGACAATCTCTCCTGGCTCGATTCCTTCAGCTACAGGCTGGGCAGGATGCGCGTTTCGTCCCACCGTTTTGCCCCCAAGAAACAAATCAAACTTTTCTTTCCTGTACACGATACCGATATCCTGTTGTACAGCACCGTAGCATGCCATCCCGCATCCGTTAAAACCTATCTTTAATTCTTTGGGAACCTCGAGATTGCCGACTCGCTTATGAATGGCCTCTGCATAAGGAATGGATTCACTTTTTTCCAGATTACAAAAATCACAAGCTTTGATTTGCGCTAGGTCTCCAATAGGAGAGAGCAGAAGTCCCAGCGCTTCAAGCTCCTCTGTTATTTCTACCGGATTCTCCGTTTGAATTCTTACGATCAACTGATGATGCGGCGTGTATTCCATATCTCCGCGATCCCCAAGGATTTGTCCCAAAGCTACTAACTGTGTACTGCTTAGCTTTTTATTGGCAATTCCAGGGCTAACCGCGAATTCAAAGATTGATTTCGTCGCTGTCACCGCCGATTGTACTTGCGTTTGTGCTCGTAGTTCAGCTGATATTAGTGTTTGTGCCTGTAGTTGTGCTGGTAGCTGCACTGGTGCAGCACACGATTCTTCTCCTTTTCCTCGGGAAACGAGTTGGAGCGCCTCCACAGCCAGTTCATGTAGATTTGGCCTTACCTGCAAAGTTTCATCGAACCCCAGCGCCGGAACTAACGGCTTTGTATTCCTTGATTCTCCGATTACCTGTGACGCCTCTTCTTGTGCAAGCGCCCAAGGCTCTGCCTCCGCTTGAAGTCTTTGATGAGGCTTCAGAGGCTGAATCTCTGCTCCAAGCGTATATTTGCGCTGATAGCCTCTTGGCGTAATCATGAGCCCGTCGTAATTTTTAGTGCTTGAATTGCCGATGATGATGGTGGTCAACATGCCAATTTCGTAGTTCAACATTTCAGATAGCGTCGTGACGATGACATGCTCCCGATCCCGATACGCACTCTTGACAATACCTACGGGCGTATCCGGTGAACGATATTGAAGGAGGATTCTCTGAGTCTCCACGATCTGCCTCGTCCTTCTTCCGCTGCGCGGATTGTACAAAGCGATAACAAAATCGGCCTGCCCCGCCGCCTCAACTCTTTTGGCAATGAATTCCCAAGGTGTAAGGTGATCACTGAGGCTAATTGTGCAAGCATCATGCATGATTGGCGCCCCAAGCAGCGAGCCTGCAGAATGTAGAGCGGAAATACCCGGGATGACCTCCACTTCAACCCCTGCAGACCGTGTCCAGCCCTGCTCCATCAGCACCTCATAGACGAGTCCAGCCATTCCATATACACCTGCGTCACCGCTTGATATGACTGCTACCTTCTTGCCTGAATTAGCCTGCCGGACTGCCTCTTGCGCTCTGCTGACCTCCTCCGTCATGCCTGTTCGAACGATTTGTTGTTCTGTGAGCAGGCCTGAGATCAAGTCCACATATGTGTTGTAGCCAATAACGACCTCACTCTCTTGAATCGCTTCGCGTGCCCGCCTGGTCATATGTTCAAAGCTTCCCGGACCGAAGCCGATAATCAGCAACTTCCCTTTCATATCTTCATCCCCTCTCACAAAATTGCCCGTCTAAAACCCAGTTTCACGATATGTAAGCATGAAAAAAAGCACTTCCAACACAGAATCATGTTAGAAGTGCTTGGTTAGCGCGCCAAAAAAGAAGAAAAAAGGAGCAACCGCTCTCTAACACTCCCTAATTCCTCGTAGGGTTTGCAGTGTTGATAAACCAGGCAGGTCTCCTGACTTCGATTACCGTCTCTTCGCGTCTTCCCGGAGCAAACGCTCCAGTGACTTTCGTGCGAAAAGATGCCGAAATAATTCGGCCATCGTTACAGTGGCGGGTCCGTGCCGGATTTTCACCGGACTTCCCTTTTAACCAAATGAAAGGTTCATTTGGCACCTGATTCCAAATATGCAATTAGAAATATCCTATCATCAATACTATCGCTTGTCTACGCATTATTCATAGATTACTTGGTATAAGCCCTCTAGCAAGCTCCTATAATCTAATGGATTATATTCAATTTCGGAGAAAGAAACATGAATCACCTTATTCGACGTTTTTACGACGAAAAAGCTTTTTTCGGTGTTTTCAGGATCTATGTACGTATAGCAATCCAACTGCGTGCTTCCTGTCTTTTGCTGAAGGAATTGCGTAGCTTCCAAACTGTGATTTGCATAGCTAGGCATATTCTGCCCTCCTTCCCAGAAAAGTCGCTATCTTCTATATCGCAGCATGGTATATACCATCAGATAGGAACAGCACATGACGAGCATCATGGCACAGATAAAAATAAGCGAACTGCTTGACTCTATCGTATCCAATGAGTCTTGTACAATCTCTACAGGATCGCTCACAATATCCCAACTATTCCAACGCAAAAAACGTCCCAGAAAAACCCCTATACTGCACAAAAACTGCAAAACGCCGACAAACAGCCACGCGGTACGTGAGCGAAATTTCTCCATGAACATCTCGTGAACAATGTACAATGATAATAATCCTGTTAACAGAGCGGTAAATGCCGTCAGCGCGTTAAGCAATATATCATATTGGATCGGAATTGAGGTTTTTAAGTACGTCAAGTGAACGATGTCAGTAATGATATAAGGGGAGTTGGGATAAAATAGCAGCCAGAATGCCAGTCCAAATAAAATGCCGAAGCGGAAGTCCGCTTTTTTTGCCATGCATATCGTACGACTAAAGCTGCCACAAGCGGGATCCAAGCCAAAATGAGATTAGGCAGAATCAGCCAATGGTAGAGCGTGCTGTGCGACCATATGATCCTTAATAGCAAGAGTAGGACACTGCCGGAAGACGCAATGAACAACGCAAGCACAATTCGCAGTAGCGATTGATTCAATTGTATGAATGATCTTAAATTCAGGGGAAGCCTCTCCTTTCAACATTTTATTATACATGAGAAGCATAGAAAGACGTATTCCTTCTTTAATTTTCGGAATTTTCATACTATAATAAAAGTGTAAGGATGACGCTTTCAACTTTCGATTGGAGGGGGAATCATGATGAGCGAACAACGTGCGCAAGGACTGATCTTTGTGATTACCGGCACCAGCGGTTCAGGACGCAAAACTATTGCCCGCCGCATTGCCGAGGAGCTCGGATTTTCATCGGTTGTCTCTTACACAACTCGAACACCAAGACCTAAAGAAATCGAGGGAACGGATTACAAATTTATATCGAGGAAAGCGTTTATCGATGCGGATATTGCGGGCGAATTCTTTCAAACAGTTGAAATTGACGGCAATTTCTATGGCATCAAACGAGCAGATCTGGAGCAAGCTCTTAGAGAGCATGAGTCCATCTACGTCATTGTCAATCGCTACGCAGCCAACCGGTTTAAGTACGAATTTGGAGACCGGGCTATTCGTATTTTCATCTATGTA
This genomic window from Paenibacillus hexagrammi contains:
- a CDS encoding sirohydrochlorin chelatase, giving the protein MNAVLFVGHGSRDEEGNEEVRQFVADISARMNGFLVETCFLEFVLPTISQGIERCISQGASRVIVIPIILFAAGHAKIHIPAAIDEAKLKYPQVQFTYGRPIGVHDQILDILTSRILDSGIQVEQEQEDTALLVVGRGSSDPDANSDLFKISRLLWERLKVKWVETAFIGVTAPLIDEGVERCIRLGAKKVVILPYFLFTGVLIQRMESLVEGYGEKYVNHEFVLAPYFGFHPILKEILISRALEAVQDEVKMNCDMCQYRLEAMKHIDHDHHHDHHGLHDEHHHDHGHVHHHHHREHNHEHHQEHHQEHDEHHHQHQEENLGLEHNHHHRHADVHERDHVQDHHHEEHSEQHEHDHTQLQDSIPVQIGGTKI
- the cobI gene encoding precorrin-2 C(20)-methyltransferase gives rise to the protein MSKIGTLYGVGVGPGDPELITVKAFRLLKECPVIAYPRKMRGAKSYALAITEMYMNTADKEMLGLTFPMTRDKEALEAQWTKTVELVYQCLAEGKDVAFVTEGDPMIFSTYIHLMRLMKEQHPEVQAVSIPGISSVNASASRLGLPMADGDEQIAIVPAVDDYEAMRKAIEEHDCIVFIKVAKVIDLMLTVLRDLQLVDKASVITKVTSSEEMIWRNVEELQGRELEYLTLMVVRK
- a CDS encoding precorrin-8X methylmutase — encoded protein: MEFHTDFKPLTVQPQEIEEKSFEMITEELGEHSFTEEQYPVVQRVIHASADFELGRSMRFHPRAIEAGVEAIRSGKILVADVQMVQVGISKPRIEQYGGEVKVYISDQDVIEEAKRLNTTRAIISIRKAIQEAEGGVFAIGNAPTALLELIRLIKEGVAKPGLVIGVPVGFVSAAESKEELAKLDIPFITNIGRKGGSPVAVAAVNALSILAARMG
- the cobM gene encoding precorrin-4 C(11)-methyltransferase → MKVYIIGAGPGDPDLITVKGLKLLQQADVVMYTDSLVNDELIAMAKPEAEIVKSSGMELGEMVQLMVDRLKQGKMVVRVHTGDPAMFGATMEQIALLRKEGIGYEIIPGVSSVFASAAVVGAELTIPELTQTVILTRAEGRTPVPELEKLRDLAAHHCTIALFLSATLTKKVVGELLEAGWSEDTPVAVVQRASWPDQQIIRTTIARLEEDMRKGGIRSHAMILAGWALDPEIHGKEEYRSKLYDKTFTHRFRRGVKA
- a CDS encoding cobyrinate a,c-diamide synthase; translation: MVSGRIVIAGTGSGVGKTTLTIGIMAALQQRGLVVQGFKCGPDYIDPTYHTAVTGRPSRNLDSWMTGRDGVKTTYLKGSQGADISIIEGVMGMYDGKNHLSDEGSTADISRILDAPVILVVNIASMARSAAAIVKGFQLLQPACRIAGVIVNHAGSAGHYKMVKEATEQECGIPVIGWMPKAADIALPERHLGLVPFIERGELDGYFQKLAEMISAQIDLDQLLQISSIAAALPDLNGTPSTLTGANQREKLTIAIAKDSAFHFYYPENIELLESSGAECIYFSPLAGEEVPANADGLYIGGGFPEEFAQRLAANVHARESVRTRIADGLPTLAECGGFMFLTEELVDSAGAAHPMVGVIPGRVVMQRKLAALGYREVEGVPGNFLLAEGEKARGHEFHYSTFHSDEQEVKPAFHSKGRLGTKPEGIVMANLVAGYTHLHFASNPQMVGRWLDACAVYRDKKKEPNQ
- a CDS encoding cobalt-precorrin-5B (C(1))-methyltransferase is translated as MDEQAKPLRHGYTTGSCATAGAKAALLALIEQAPQAEVRIRIPIGDTVAFALHSCEYTQLWGEAAVIKDGGDDPDATHGAKIIVRVSWRDEPGIAIDGGIGVGRVTKPGLPVEVGMAAINPVPRKMIRETVQEVLEQYEMERGVYVLVSVPDGEEIAKKTLNGRLGIIGGISILGTRGIVVPFSTAAYKASVAQAIRVAVKCGCEHIVLSTGGRTETYGISMYPNLPEEAFVEMGDFVGFALTQCQRQGVRKVTLVGMMGKFSKVAQGVMMVHSKSAPVDFNFLAQVAVESEASDTLLEEIRNANTAAQVGDLMAASGHRRYFERLCERCCRAGLLEVGGGGFDEIETVIISMKAELLGQSSIRREPQAL
- a CDS encoding cobalt-precorrin 5A hydrolase — its product is MIISLKEGNIPTIQQSSDYAIVAITKHGVETARRLHERMSGTDVYYMSKFRHGDEEQKGIQLFENSVRLLFPALFPAYQGLIIIISLGAVVRMIAPLLQDKKKDPAIVVIDDHAEHVISVLSGHLGGANELTLEVAAALGARPVITTASDVQKTIPVDLFGRRFGWRWESADKLTPVSASVVNEERIAVIQESGETDWWQHDRQIPPHIQRFTQIEDAAAYDPQAVLLITHRLLRADEQAILHNGVLYRPRVIVLGIGCNRGTAAEEIEAVIRETLDELGFSLLSVKAACTIDLKKDEEGLLAVVRKFGWEFVCYTPEDLNRIPVEAPSETVYKFTGAYGVSEPAAKLYIQSEQLALTKKKSGNVTISVGLLRFAEGGPSCQEELS
- the cobK gene encoding precorrin-6A reductase — protein: MILVLAGTSDARELALQIRAEGHAILTTVVTDSAAKSMEMEGLPVLTGRLTAEQMQELIRDKCIRAVVDATHPFAEEASKNAIAASQEAKVPYVRFERQSLTYEQSGLITIVDDYQAAAEEAAQRRGNIMLTTGSKTLGIFAKRLLGLPDTTLIARMLPRKDNMEKCEELGLEQRNIVAMQGPFSKELNQALYAHYNVTLMITKESGKVGAVDEKLEAALEMGIESIVIGRPGLEYGTQYADFDGVLQHIGQLIFKEA